Proteins encoded in a region of the Sphingopyxis sp. OAS728 genome:
- the thyA gene encoding thymidylate synthase, whose amino-acid sequence MPDSIHYELQYLDLMRRIWVEGDERVDRTGVGTRSLFGETMRFSLKDDAIPLLTTKRVYWKTGLRELLWFLTGDTNIRSLVSQGVKIWTDWPLDKYRRATGEAISAEDFEARIIADEDFAAKWGDLGPVYGHQWVNWPRYEPAGEGLFRRASQGHNQIAALVDSLKNNPGSRRHIFTGWNVADLDRMALPPCHMTYQFHVRSDGGLSCLLFQRSCDLGLGFAFNVFEAALLTRMVAEQAGLHAHELVWTGGDVHLYLNHRELVEQQLSRVPGGAPKLRILRRPSSIFEYRFEDFAVEDYAPQAHISAPVAV is encoded by the coding sequence TTGCCTGATTCCATCCATTATGAACTTCAATATCTCGACCTGATGCGGCGCATCTGGGTTGAGGGCGACGAACGCGTCGATCGCACGGGCGTGGGGACACGGTCGCTGTTCGGTGAGACGATGCGATTCTCGCTGAAGGACGACGCGATCCCGCTGCTCACTACCAAGCGCGTCTATTGGAAGACCGGGCTGCGCGAACTGCTGTGGTTCCTGACCGGCGACACCAATATCCGCTCGCTCGTTTCGCAGGGCGTGAAGATCTGGACCGACTGGCCGCTTGACAAATATCGCCGCGCGACCGGCGAGGCGATCAGCGCCGAGGATTTCGAGGCGCGGATCATCGCGGATGAGGATTTCGCCGCAAAGTGGGGCGATCTTGGACCCGTTTACGGCCATCAGTGGGTGAACTGGCCGCGTTACGAACCGGCAGGCGAGGGGCTTTTTCGCCGTGCAAGCCAAGGGCACAACCAGATTGCGGCGCTGGTCGATTCGCTCAAGAATAATCCGGGCTCGCGGCGGCATATCTTCACCGGCTGGAACGTCGCCGACCTCGACCGCATGGCGCTGCCGCCGTGTCACATGACCTATCAGTTTCATGTCCGCAGCGACGGCGGGCTGTCGTGCCTGCTGTTCCAGCGCTCGTGCGACCTGGGATTGGGCTTTGCTTTCAATGTCTTCGAAGCGGCGTTGCTGACGCGCATGGTTGCCGAGCAGGCGGGGCTGCACGCACATGAACTCGTCTGGACCGGCGGCGATGTGCACCTCTACCTGAACCATCGGGAGCTGGTCGAACAGCAGTTGTCGCGCGTTCCGGGCGGGGCGCCGAAGCTGCGCATCCTTCGCCGCCCTTCGAGCATTTTTGAGTATCGGTTCGAGGATTTCGCGGTCGAGGATTATGCGCCGCAAGCGCATATTTCTGCGCCTGTCGCGGTCTGA
- a CDS encoding alpha-ketoacid dehydrogenase subunit beta, which translates to MSGDTKTMNMIEAINSAMDVMLERDPNTVVMGEDVGFFGGVFRATAGLQKKHGKTRVFDTPINECGIIGVAVGMGAYGLRPVPEIQFADYIYPGLDQLVSEAARLRYRSAADYICPMTVRTPFGGGIFGGQTHSQSPESIMTHICGVKTVIPSNPYDAKGLLIAAIEDNDPVVFLEPKRIYNGPFSGYYDRPVEPWSKHEASAVPEGHYRIELGKAATVRSGEALTILAYGTMVHVTKTIVEEMGVDAEIIDLRTLLPLDIDAIETSVKKTGRCLIIHEATRTSGFGAELAALVQERCFYHLEAPVERVTGFDTPYPHSLEWAYFPGPVRIATALTKILKD; encoded by the coding sequence ATGAGCGGCGATACCAAAACGATGAACATGATCGAGGCGATCAACAGCGCCATGGACGTCATGCTCGAACGCGATCCCAACACCGTCGTGATGGGCGAAGACGTCGGCTTTTTCGGCGGCGTGTTCCGCGCGACCGCGGGCCTCCAGAAAAAACACGGCAAGACGCGGGTGTTCGACACGCCGATCAACGAATGCGGGATCATCGGCGTGGCGGTCGGCATGGGCGCCTATGGCCTGCGTCCGGTCCCCGAGATCCAGTTCGCCGACTATATCTATCCGGGGCTCGACCAGCTCGTCAGCGAAGCGGCGCGCCTGCGCTATCGCTCGGCAGCCGACTATATCTGCCCGATGACGGTGCGCACGCCGTTCGGGGGCGGCATTTTCGGCGGGCAGACGCACAGTCAGTCGCCCGAGAGCATCATGACCCACATCTGCGGCGTGAAGACGGTGATCCCGTCGAACCCCTATGATGCCAAGGGCCTGCTGATCGCGGCGATCGAGGATAATGACCCCGTCGTCTTTCTCGAGCCCAAGCGCATCTATAACGGCCCGTTCAGTGGCTATTACGACCGTCCCGTCGAGCCCTGGTCGAAGCATGAGGCGAGCGCGGTGCCCGAGGGGCATTATCGCATCGAACTCGGCAAGGCCGCGACGGTGCGTTCGGGTGAGGCGCTCACCATCCTCGCCTATGGCACGATGGTCCATGTGACCAAGACGATCGTCGAGGAAATGGGCGTCGATGCCGAAATCATCGATCTGCGCACGCTGCTGCCGCTCGATATCGATGCGATCGAGACGTCGGTGAAAAAGACCGGCCGCTGCCTGATTATCCACGAAGCGACGCGCACCTCGGGCTTCGGCGCCGAACTCGCGGCGCTGGTGCAGGAGCGCTGCTTCTATCACCTCGAGGCGCCGGTCGAACGCGTCACCGGCTTCGATACGCCTTATCCGCATAGCCTTGAATGGGCCTATTTCCCCGGCCCGGTGCGCATCGCGACCGCGCTGACCAAGATTTTGAAGGACTGA
- a CDS encoding dihydrolipoamide acetyltransferase family protein produces MARYSFRLPDIGEGIAEAEIVAWHVKIGERVEEDAQLADMMTDKATVEMESPVSGIVVELAGEVGDLIPIGSTLAVIETDGAEEDGGDVEAPPADTPVEREIVAETPGAEEISVAEVAAPAPAAAPAPTPAPAPAPAPVAAADHSRAVLASPAVRARAKDLGVDLGQVQAEGDRIRHSDLDAFLRYSGGQGYHAPGASRARADEPIKVIGMRRKIAENMAASKRAIPHFTYVEEMDVTALEDMRADLNANRGGRPKLTMLPFLIVAICRTIPQFPMINARYDDEGGVVTRYGAVHLGMATQTDAGLMVPVIRDAQDKNVWQLASEITRLAEAARTGKAKVEELTGGTLTVTSLGPLGGIATTPVINRPEVAIIGPNKIVERPVFDGDEIRRAKLMNLSISCDHRVVDGWDAASYVQALKKLIETPVLLFAD; encoded by the coding sequence ATGGCCCGTTATTCATTCCGTCTGCCCGACATCGGCGAAGGCATCGCCGAGGCCGAAATCGTCGCCTGGCACGTCAAGATCGGCGAGCGCGTCGAGGAAGATGCGCAGCTTGCCGACATGATGACCGACAAGGCGACCGTCGAAATGGAATCGCCCGTTTCGGGGATCGTCGTCGAACTGGCGGGCGAGGTCGGCGACCTGATCCCGATCGGATCGACGCTCGCGGTAATCGAGACCGATGGCGCCGAAGAGGATGGGGGCGATGTCGAGGCGCCGCCCGCAGACACGCCGGTCGAACGGGAAATCGTGGCGGAAACGCCGGGAGCCGAGGAAATCTCGGTGGCCGAAGTTGCTGCGCCTGCACCCGCCGCCGCTCCCGCGCCGACGCCCGCTCCGGCACCGGCACCGGCGCCCGTCGCTGCTGCCGATCATAGCCGCGCCGTGCTGGCGTCGCCGGCGGTGCGCGCCCGCGCCAAGGACCTCGGTGTCGACCTCGGCCAGGTTCAGGCCGAAGGCGACCGCATCCGCCATTCCGACCTCGACGCCTTCCTGCGCTACAGCGGCGGGCAGGGCTATCATGCGCCGGGCGCGAGCCGTGCCCGTGCCGACGAACCGATCAAGGTCATCGGCATGCGCCGCAAGATCGCCGAGAATATGGCGGCATCGAAGCGCGCGATCCCGCATTTCACCTATGTCGAAGAAATGGACGTCACCGCGCTCGAGGATATGCGCGCCGACCTCAACGCCAATCGCGGCGGCCGTCCGAAGCTGACGATGCTGCCCTTCCTGATCGTCGCGATCTGCCGCACCATCCCGCAATTCCCGATGATCAACGCGCGCTATGACGATGAGGGCGGTGTCGTGACGCGCTATGGCGCGGTGCATCTGGGCATGGCGACGCAGACCGACGCGGGCCTTATGGTTCCGGTGATCCGCGATGCGCAGGACAAGAATGTGTGGCAGCTCGCGAGCGAGATCACGCGCCTTGCCGAAGCGGCACGCACCGGTAAGGCGAAGGTCGAGGAATTGACCGGCGGTACGCTGACGGTCACATCGCTCGGTCCGCTCGGCGGGATTGCCACGACCCCGGTGATCAACCGTCCCGAGGTCGCGATCATCGGCCCGAACAAGATCGTCGAGCGGCCGGTATTCGACGGCGACGAAATTCGCCGCGCGAAACTGATGAACCTGTCGATCAGCTGCGACCACCGCGTCGTCGATGGCTGGGATGCGGCGAGCTACGTCCAGGCGCTCAAGAAGCTGATCGAAACGCCGGTCCTGCTGTTCGCTGACTGA
- a CDS encoding JAB domain-containing protein, whose protein sequence is MTLYEPVGKMPEPEASAGFVPSHSEDAVAQQLLRPLFDADRETLLIAGFDAFDRLVRLERIEGDATGRCIVPPRCWRALLDRGIATVIMAHNHPSGVASPSDADIDATQEAALLLRAFDIDLVDHLIFVELGHFSFRTAEML, encoded by the coding sequence ATGACCCTTTACGAACCCGTCGGCAAAATGCCGGAGCCGGAAGCCTCGGCTGGATTCGTGCCGTCGCACTCCGAGGATGCAGTGGCGCAGCAATTGCTGCGCCCGCTGTTCGACGCCGACCGCGAAACCTTGCTTATCGCCGGATTCGATGCGTTCGATCGCCTCGTCCGGCTGGAGCGCATCGAGGGCGATGCCACCGGCCGCTGTATCGTGCCGCCGCGATGCTGGCGCGCCCTGCTCGACCGCGGAATTGCGACCGTCATCATGGCGCATAATCACCCGTCCGGCGTGGCGTCGCCGAGCGATGCCGACATCGACGCGACGCAGGAAGCCGCGCTGTTGCTGCGCGCCTTCGACATCGATCTGGTCGATCATCTGATTTTCGTCGAACTGGGTCATTTCAGTTTTCGAACTGCCGAAATGCTCTAG
- a CDS encoding N-formylglutamate amidohydrolase, with amino-acid sequence MPSRTILPAAIAVNRPAVSGPVVVSVPHAGRIYPPEILAAARVDRPSLERLEDSWSDLIAAGAVDAGATVVHALWARAVVDLNRGEGQMAPGEVAMPLRAQFSAPGRKERAGLGVVPTRLADCGPLWKRPIDGAGLEWRLESFHRPYHAALADALTAARNRFGHAILIDLHSMPSIPPGQPGHGARIVVGDRFGETAGDWLIDRTMASSVRLGEIVTRNQPYAGGHIVRTHGRPGDGVHAIQIELDRSLYLAPDRSPDSARVARLARWFSELVSDLGQMRPEAEIFPQAAE; translated from the coding sequence ATGCCATCCCGCACCATCCTGCCCGCCGCCATCGCTGTCAACCGGCCCGCGGTGAGTGGCCCGGTGGTTGTGTCGGTGCCGCACGCGGGACGCATTTACCCGCCCGAGATATTGGCCGCAGCGCGGGTCGACCGGCCAAGCCTCGAACGACTCGAAGACAGCTGGTCCGACCTGATCGCGGCCGGTGCCGTCGATGCGGGGGCAACGGTCGTCCATGCGCTGTGGGCGCGCGCGGTCGTCGATCTCAATCGCGGTGAGGGGCAGATGGCGCCGGGCGAAGTTGCCATGCCGCTCCGGGCGCAATTTTCGGCGCCGGGGCGCAAGGAGCGCGCGGGGCTTGGCGTCGTGCCGACGCGGCTCGCCGACTGCGGTCCGCTGTGGAAACGGCCGATCGACGGCGCGGGGCTGGAGTGGCGCCTCGAATCCTTCCACCGGCCCTATCACGCGGCTCTGGCCGATGCGTTGACCGCGGCGCGCAACCGATTTGGCCATGCGATATTGATCGATCTTCATTCGATGCCGTCGATTCCGCCGGGCCAACCGGGGCATGGCGCGCGAATCGTCGTCGGCGATCGTTTCGGTGAAACCGCGGGCGATTGGCTGATCGACCGCACGATGGCGTCTTCGGTTCGCCTGGGTGAAATCGTGACGCGCAATCAGCCCTACGCCGGTGGCCACATTGTCCGTACGCATGGCCGGCCCGGCGATGGGGTCCATGCCATTCAGATCGAACTCGACCGAAGCCTCTATCTGGCTCCCGACCGATCGCCGGATTCGGCGCGCGTCGCGCGGCTCGCACGCTGGTTCTCGGAACTTGTCAGCGATTTAGGGCAGATGCGGCCCGAGGCCGAAATATTCCCGCAGGCCGCTGAATAA
- a CDS encoding 3-methyl-2-oxobutanoate dehydrogenase (2-methylpropanoyl-transferring) subunit alpha: MPELPQRPASNLPPLSLHIPEPRYRPGDTPDFGDIEVPAVEAAPRPSEATKPDAMRELSYGLVRVLDFDGQAKGQWDPKLSPERLRAMLRNMMLTRAFDDRMFRAQRQGKTSFYMKCTGEEATSVASTMALDRTDMVFPSYRQQGILITRDYPLIQMMNQIYSNRGDHLLGRQLPIMYSAPEHGFFSVSGNLATQYPQAVGWAMASASKGDSRIATVWCGEGSSAEGDFHSALTFATVYNAPVIFNVVNNQWAISSFSGFAGGERTTFAARAVGYGIAGLRIDGNDPLAVYAATQWAADRARTNNGPTLIEHFTYRSEGHSTSDDPSAYRAADEATAWPLGDPIARLRQHLETIGEWDAERHEAQAKELDELVKTTQKQSEKLGILGHGMHQPFETMFEDVFEEMPWHLKEQCDQMLAEREAKFGPNWKPE; this comes from the coding sequence ATGCCTGAGCTGCCTCAGCGCCCGGCGAGCAATTTGCCGCCGCTGTCGCTTCATATCCCCGAACCGCGCTATCGCCCCGGCGATACCCCGGACTTCGGCGATATCGAAGTTCCCGCTGTCGAAGCGGCCCCGCGCCCGAGCGAAGCGACCAAGCCCGATGCGATGCGCGAACTGAGCTATGGCCTCGTTCGCGTGCTCGATTTCGACGGACAGGCGAAGGGGCAGTGGGATCCCAAGCTGTCTCCCGAGCGGCTGCGCGCGATGCTGCGCAACATGATGCTCACCCGCGCGTTCGACGACCGCATGTTCCGCGCGCAGCGGCAGGGCAAGACCAGCTTCTATATGAAGTGCACCGGCGAAGAGGCGACCTCGGTCGCGTCGACAATGGCGCTCGATCGCACCGACATGGTTTTTCCGAGCTATCGTCAGCAGGGCATCCTGATCACGCGCGACTATCCGCTGATCCAGATGATGAACCAGATCTATTCGAATCGCGGCGACCATCTGCTCGGCCGTCAGCTGCCGATCATGTATTCGGCGCCCGAGCATGGCTTCTTCAGCGTGTCGGGCAATCTCGCGACGCAATATCCGCAGGCGGTGGGCTGGGCGATGGCCTCGGCGTCGAAGGGCGACAGCCGGATTGCAACCGTATGGTGCGGCGAAGGCTCATCGGCCGAAGGCGACTTCCACTCGGCGCTGACCTTTGCGACCGTCTATAACGCGCCGGTGATCTTCAACGTCGTGAACAACCAGTGGGCGATCTCGAGCTTCTCGGGCTTTGCCGGCGGCGAGCGCACGACTTTCGCGGCGCGCGCCGTGGGTTATGGCATTGCAGGCCTCCGCATCGACGGCAACGATCCTCTGGCGGTTTATGCCGCGACGCAGTGGGCCGCCGACCGCGCCCGCACGAACAACGGCCCGACGCTGATCGAGCATTTCACCTATCGCAGCGAAGGTCACAGCACCTCGGACGATCCGAGCGCGTATCGCGCGGCGGATGAGGCAACCGCTTGGCCGCTCGGCGACCCGATCGCGCGGCTGCGTCAGCATCTTGAAACGATCGGCGAATGGGATGCCGAACGCCACGAAGCACAGGCGAAGGAACTCGACGAGCTCGTCAAGACGACCCAGAAACAATCCGAAAAGCTCGGCATCCTCGGCCACGGCATGCACCAGCCGTTCGAGACGATGTTCGAGGATGTTTTCGAAGAGATGCCTTGGCACCTCAAGGAACAATGCGATCAGATGCTCGCCGAGCGAGAGGCCAAGTTCGGCCCCAACTGGAAGCCCGAATGA